From the Glandiceps talaboti chromosome 10, keGlaTala1.1, whole genome shotgun sequence genome, one window contains:
- the LOC144440711 gene encoding angiotensin-converting enzyme 2-like — translation MSSWKTNRDSLLFVVLVGMCCTLCTADDPTPTYPETQAQAFLDKYTARAQEVRSRSSLASWDYSTNLTDHNLKLKQEAGAESAAFSQEAYTNATAFKDDKLFYSESVVRQLEFLTVIGDSILESTDYDTIKDVLSTMSLTYALGEVCLPWDDNKCYLQDPELTGIMAESVNYTERLWVWQHWRDETGKQMRDQYVDYVTYKNKAAELNGYDDYGAYWRGNYENDMADGEDIEADAWQMYMDILPLYEKLHTYVRYKLKDIYGDKINRDGGCLPANVLGDMWGRFWTNLYVHMVPYPDAADVDVTDELMAQNYTAVKMTELADDFFVSMGLPEVPQSFWDHSMLTRPDDGRQVECHATAWDFTNGEDFRVRMCAEVNMDDLMVLHHELGHIQYYLQYTNLPVPFRGGANEGFHEAVGELIALSAATPQHLYDVNLLDELPNDYESDINFLMKQALTMVATLPFSIGLEKWRWEVFRGNITNDKWTEAFWELKHTILGVVEPTPRTEEDLDPTALFHVANDYSFLRYYTRTFIQFQFYEALCAAKGWEGDLYKCDFYNSTEAGIKLSDMLQLGRSKPWPEAMLNIAGTDKIDSGPLLEYFKPLNEWLNKFIIDNNLLGELGWDRDCKWRPYTEDVTPTDPTQFWNSVFFPHLHQCLKPQPTKGPVDAGLNTVSSKLLTMIGLLFAVLVL, via the exons ATGTCATCCTGGAAAACGAATCGAGATTCCTTGTTGTTCGTGGTCCTGGTGGGCATGTGTTGTACGCTGTGTACAGCAGACGACCCAACACCAACTTACCCCGAAACTCAAGCACAAGCCTTCCTCGATAAGTACACCGCCAGGGCCCAAGAAGTCAGATCGCGCTCCTCGCTTGCATCGTGGGATTACTCTACGAATTTGACCGATCATAACCTCAAACTAAAG caagaAGCAGGTGCGGAGAGTGCAGCCTTCTCCCAGGAAGCGTACACGAACGCCACAGCTTTTAAGGACGATAAGCTATTTTACAGCGAGTCAGTGGTCAGACAACTGGAATTCCTTACCGTTATTGGAGATTCAATTTTAGAATCAACCGACTATGATACA ATAAAGGATGTGTTATCAACCATGAGTTTAACTTACGCCTTGGGAGAGGTGTGCCTTCCTTGGGATGACAATAAATGTTACTTACAAGATCCAG AGTTGACAGGTATTATGGCAGAGTCTGTTAACTATACTGAACGTCTGTGGGTTTGGCAACACTGGAGAGACGAAACGGGTAAACAAATGCGTGACCAGTACGTCGACTATGTGACTTACAAAAACAAGGCAGCCGAACTTAATG GTTACGACGATTACGGTGCTTATTGGAGAGGGAACTACGAGAACGACATGGCAGATGGCGAGGATATAGAAGCAGACGCGTGGCAGATGTACATGGACATACTGCCTCTCTATGAAaaactacatacatatgtacgttaTAAGTTGAAAGATATCTATGGAGACAAAATAAACAGGGATGGAGGATGCCTACCAGCCAACGTGCTAG GTGACATGTGGGGGCGCTTTTGGACCAATCTTTACGTCCATATGGTACCATATCCAGATGCAGCCGATGTTGACGTCACAGATGAACTGATGGCACAG AATTACACAGCCGTGAAAATGACGGAATTGGCGGATGATTTCTTTGTTTCTATGGGACTGCCAGAAGTTCCCCAGTCGTTCTGGGACCACTCTATGCTGACAAGACCAGATGATGGTAGACAAGTTGAATGTCATGCAACAGCTTGGGATTTCACAAACGGAGAAGACTTCAG GGTCAGAATGTGTGCAGAAGTAAACATGGACGATCTAATGGTTCTACACCACGAATTGGGTCACATACAATACTACTTGCAGTATACGAACTTACCGGTACCTTTCCGTGGTGGCGCTAACGAAGGGTTCCACGAAGCGGTTGGTGAACTTATCGCTCTGTCAGCAGCAACACCACAACATCTGTACGACGTGAATTTATTAGATGAACTACCCAACGACTACG AATCCGATATCAACTTCTTAATGAAGCAGGCATTGACCATGGTTGCAACTTTACCGTTCAGTATCGGTCTGGAGAAATGGCGATGGGAAGTGTTCCGTGGAAACATAACCAATGACAAATGGACGGAAGCGTTTTGGGAATTGAA GCATACTATACTTGGCGTGGTTGAACCGACTCCACGAACTGAAGAAGACTTGGACCCCACTGCACTGTTTCATGTGGCCAATGATTATTCATTTTTAAG ATATTACACCCGTACGTTTATCCAGTTTCAATTCTATGAAGCCTTGTGTGCTGCCAAGGGATGGGAAGGAGATTTGtacaaatgtgatttttataACTCTACTGAAGCTGGTATTAAGCTTAG TGACATGTTACAGCTCGGTAGAAGTAAACCTTGGCCGGAGGCCATGTTGAATATCGCTGGTACAGACAAAATAGATTCTGGTCCGTTATTGGAATATTTCAAGCCTTTGAATGAATGGTTAAATAAGTTTATTATAGACAACAACCTTCTTGGAGAACTTGGATGGGATCGTGACTGTAAATGGAGACCATATACAGAGGACGTTACACCCACAGATCCCACTCAGTTTTGGAATTCTGTCTTTTTTCCACATCTTCATCAATGTCTAA AACCACAGCCGACGAAGGGACCTGTTGACGCTGGTTTGAATACAGTTTCATCTAAGCTGTTGACAATGATTGGCTTATTGTTCGCAGTTCTTGTGCTGTAA